One Papaver somniferum cultivar HN1 chromosome 10, ASM357369v1, whole genome shotgun sequence genomic window carries:
- the LOC113317784 gene encoding protein NRT1/ PTR FAMILY 4.6-like has translation MMEEGQKLARWEGYVDWRGKPALRGQHGGMVASSFVLVVEVLENLAYLANSSNLVMYLSKFMHLSPSKSANNVTNFMGTAFLLALLGGFLSDTFFTTYHIYLISAAIEFLGLVLLTAQARSPSLKPPSCSDSCNEVSGGQATMLFGGLYLIALGVGGIKGSLPSHGAEQFDNDTPQGRKQRSTFFNYYIFCLACGALLAVTLVVWIEDNKGWEWGFGMSTVAIFLSIPIFLFGSARYRNKVPTGSPLTTITKVLAAAMLNNCRSPSNAVASMVASPNHATKTSKAAEKETFDVPSMSLKFLNRAVTNKPAHPALECTLEQVEEVKIVFRVLPIFACTIMLNCCLAQLSTFSVQQAATMNTKLGSLTVPPASLPVFPVLFIMLLAPLYNHVIIPFARKMTKTEMGVSHLQRIGIGLFLSIVAMAVAALVEVKRKRVATHSGLLNSDEPLPITFFWVALQYLFLGSADLFTLAGLLEFFFTEAPASMRSLATALTWASLAMGYYLSSGLVSIVSSVTGASGHTRWLSGSNLNHYHLERFYWLMCVLSGLNFVHYLFWANRYKYRSTQQGA, from the exons ATGATG GAAGAAGGCCAGAAGCTAGCAAGATGGGAAGGTTATGTAGATTGGAGAGGAAAACCAGCCTTAAGAGGTCAACATGGAGGAATGGTTGCTTCCTCTTTTGTATTGG TTGTGGAGGTACTGGAGAATTTGGCATATCTTGCGAACTCGAGCAACTTAGTAATGTACTTGTCGAAATTCATGCACCTTTCGCCGTCGAAATCCGCAAACAATGTTACCAATTTCATGGGAACGGCGTTCCTGTTAGCTCTTCTCGGCGGGTTCTTATCGGACACTTTCTTTACTACTTATCATATCTACCTGATAAGTGCAGCCATTGAATTCCTG GGCCTAGTGTTGCTAACAGCACAAGCTCGTTCACCATCACTGAAACCACCAAGCTGTAGTGATTCATGCAATGAAGTATCAGGAGGACAAGCAACAATGTTGTTCGGAGGGTTATATCTGATTGCTTTAGGTGTTGGAGGGATAAAAGGATCGTTGCCGTCTCATGGAGCTGAACAATTCGATAATGACACCCCACAAGGAAGGAAACAGAGATCGACGTTCTTCAACTATTATATTTTCTGCCTTGCTTGTGGAGCTCTGCTAGCAGTCACACTTGTGGTGTGGATTGAGGATAATAAAGGTTGGGAATGGGGTTTCGGAATGTCAACTGTGGCGATATTTTTATCCATCCCAATCTTTTTGTTCGGCTCAGCACGGTATAGGAATAAGGTTCCCACTGGAAGCCCACTGACAACCATAACCAAG GTCTTGGCAGCAGCAATGCTCAACAACTGTAGGAGTCCAAGTAATGCAGTTGCAAGCATGGTAGCTAGCCCTAACCATGCAACTAAAACAAGTAAAGCAGCAGAAAAGGAGACATTTGATGTACCAAGTATGAGTCTTAAGTTTCTTAACAGAGCGGTGACAAACAAACCTGCTCATCCAGCACTAGAGTGCACCTTAGAACAGGTAGAAGAGGTGAAAATCGTCTTCAGAGTCCTTCCAATCTTTGCCTGTACAATCATGCTCAATTGTTGTTTAGCGCAACTTTCGACCTTCTCTGTCCAACAAGCAGCCACCATGAACACTAAGCTAGGCTCCTTGACCGTCCCACCGGCTTCCCTCCCTGTGTTCCCGGTTCTCTTCATCATGCTCCTCGCACCACTTTACAATCATGTAATTATTCCATTTGcaagaaaaatgaccaaaacggAGATGGGTGTTTCTCATCTACAACGTATCGGTATAGGGTTGTTTTTGTCTATTGTCGCAATGGCGGTGGCAGCTTTAGTTGAAGTCAAGCGAAAACGAGTGGCGACCCATTCAGGTCTACTGAACTCTGACGAGCCATTGCCCATCACTTTCTTCTGGGTGGCATTGCAGTATTTGTTTCTTGGTTCAGCTGATCTGTTTACCTTGGCTGGATTACTTGAATTTTTCTTCACTGAAGCTCCTGCAAGTATGAGATCATTGGCTACAGCCCTCACATGGGCTTCACTGGCAATGGGATATTACCTGAGTTCTGGACTCGTTTCAATAGTGAGCAGTGTTACAGGGGCATCGGGGCACACAAGATGGCTATCTGGTTCCAACTTGAATCACTACCATCTCGAGAGATTTTACTGGCTCATGTGTGTTTTAAGTGGTCTAAATTTCGTACACTATCTCTTCTGGGCGAACCGCTACAAATACAGATCGACACAACAAGGTGCATAA